In the Malania oleifera isolate guangnan ecotype guangnan chromosome 1, ASM2987363v1, whole genome shotgun sequence genome, one interval contains:
- the LOC131156810 gene encoding probable pectinesterase 53 has product MRLFLLILQFGFATSALINQNRSNGPVMIEEDYINWVKQTGFFKHSFYQKARNKFKPCLTLKVNKNHALGDFTTVKKAINSVPVVNLCRVVISIGPGIYREKVEIPATMAYVSLEGAGADKTIIEWNDTADRIGKNGLPLGTYASATFAVNSPYFIGKNITFKNNAPPPPSGAQGKQAVALRISADAAALIGCKFIGAQDTLYDHLGRHYFNDCYIQGSVDFIFGNGLSLYKGCHLHAITNSYGALTAQKRDSLLQKTGFSFVSCRITGSGALYLGRAWGTFSRVVFAYTYMDKIIAPRGWSDWGDEHRHTTVFYGQYKCWGPGADFGGRVSWSRELTQQEARPFISLAFIDGYQWLTNS; this is encoded by the exons ATGAGGCTGTTCTTGTTGATTCTACAGTTTGGATTTGCCACAAGTGCTTTGATTAATCAAAATAGATCCAATGGGCCGGTGATGATTGAAGAAGACTACATAAATTGGGTGAAACAAACTGGTTTTTTCAAGCATTCATTTTACCAGAAAGCAAGGAACAAATTCAAGCCTTGCTTAACCTTAAAGGTTAACAAAAACCATGCATTAGGCGATTTTACCACAGTGAAAAAGGCTATCAATTCAGTTCCAGTTGTTAATCTCTGTCGGGTGGTTATCTCCATTGGCCCAGGGATTTACAG GGAGAAGGTTGAGATTCCGGCAACAATGGCCTACGTGAGCCTGGAAGGTGCTGGTGCAGACAAGACTATTATAGAGTGGAATGACACAGCAGACAGAATTGGTAAGAATGGACTACCACTGGGTACCTATGCTTCTGCAACGTTTGCCGTTAATTCTCCCTACTTCATTGGAAAGAATATCACTTTCAAG AATAATGCACCGCCACCACCGTCGGGAGCACAAGGGAAGCAGGCAGTGGCGCTGCGAATCTCGGCAGACGCAGCAGCACTTATAGGTTGCAAGTTCATCGGAGCACAGGATACGCTTTATGATCATTTAGGGAGGCACTACTTCAACGACTGCTACATTCAGGGTTCGGTGGACTTCATATTTGGGAATGGTCTGTCACTGTACAAGGGCTGCCATTTACATGCCATCACCAACAGCTATGGAGCCTTAACCGCCCAGAAGAGGGACAGCTTGCTTCAGAAAACGGGGTTCTCCTTTGTCAGCTGCAGGATCACTGGGTCAGGTGCCCTTTACCTTGGGAGGGCGTGGGGCACTTTCTCTAGGGTGGTCTTTGCTTACACTTACATGGACAAGATCATCGCCCCTAGAGGCTGGTCTGATTGGGGAGACGAGCACAGGCACAC GACAGTATTCTATGGGCAATACAAGTGCTGGGGGCCGGGGGCTGATTTTGGAGGGAGGGTGTCATGGTCCAGGGAACTCACTCAGCAAGAGGCCCGACCATTCATTTCGCTTGCCTTCATCGATGGCTACCAGTGGCTCACAAACTCGTGA
- the LOC131163831 gene encoding transcription initiation factor IIF subunit alpha-like isoform X1: MLFDLLLKPSCSGCGSTTDLYGSNCKHMTLCLSCGKTMAENRGACYDCGATVTRLIREYNVRASSSSDKNYFIGRFMTGLPNFSKKKNAENGWSLHKEGLQGRQVTDALREKYKNKPWLLEDETGQFQYHGQLEGSQSATYYLLMMQGKEFVAIPAGSWYNFNKVAQYKQLTLEEAEEKMKNRRKTADGYQRWMMKAANNGPAAFGEVEKFDDKESSAPGGRGHKKPTGDEEGNVSDKGEEDEEEEAARKNRLGLNKKSGDEDEEGPKGEDFDLDDDIEKGDDWEHEEIFTDDDEAVGIDPEEREDLAPEVPAPPEIKQDEEEGDEANEEEGGLSKSGKELKKLLGRAAGLNDSDVEDDDDDDDMEDDIGLPPSLAPKQKDAPKEEPVDNSPLKPASSASARGAPPTSKSAKGKRKLNGDDSKPTNGATPKKVKTENESKSSAKDESVATKSTVPPKATQSSSSKSGSTSAGPVTEDEIRAVLLQKAPVTTQELVANFKARLKSPEVCGFIFVRIFILACFILLQPFFKFKVICFIVVTITTKYCLRPINHILEGQMRYWVQIYFISMFRAENRFMWI; the protein is encoded by the exons ATGTTGTTCGATTTGCTGCTGAAGCCGTCGTGCAGCGGGTGCGGATCGACGACGGATCTGTATGGAAGCAATTGCAAGCACATGACTCTCTGCTTGTCCTGCGGCAAAACCATGGCCGAGAACCGCGGCGCTTGCTACGACTGCGGCGCAACTGTTACTCGCTTGATTCGG GAGTATAATGTCAGAGCGAGTTCCAGCAGTGATAAGAATTACTTCATTGGTAGATTCATGACTGGCTTACCAAATTTCTCGAAGAAGAAAAATGCTGAGAACGGGTGGTCACTTCATAAAGAAGGACTACAAGGACGCCAAGTTACCGATGCCTTGCGG GAAAAATACAAGAATAAGCCTTGGCTTTTGGAGGATGAAACGGGCCAGTTTCAGTACCATGGCCAGCTTGAGGGATCTCAATCAGCGACATACTACCTACTAATGATGCAAGGAAAGGAGTTTGTTGCTATTCCGGCTGGCTCTTG GTACAACTTTAACAAAGTTGCGCAATATAAGCAACTTACTTTGGAGGAAGCAGAAGAGAAGATGAAGAATAGGAGGAAAACTGCAGATGGGTATCAAAGGTGGATGATGAAAGCTGCAAACAATGGACCTGCAGCATTTGGTGAAGTGGAGAAGTTTGATGACAAGGAAAGTAGTGCTCCTGGTGGGCGAGGACATAAAAAGCCAACTGGTGATGAAGAAGGCAATGTCTCAGATAAGGGagaggaagatgaagaagaagaagctgcgAGGAAGAATAGACTTGGACTAAACAAAAAAAGcggtgatgaagatgaagaaggtcCAAAAGGGGAGGATTTTGATTTGGATGATGATATTGAGAAGG GTGATGATTGGGAGCATGAAGAAATTTTCACTGATGATGATGAAGCTGTTGGTATTGATCCTGAGGAACGGGAAGATTTGGCTCCTGAGGTTCCTGCACCTCCAGAAATCAAGCAG GATGAAGAAGAGGGGGATGAAGCTAATGAAGAGGAGGGGGGACTAAGCAAATCTGGGAAAGAATTAAAGAAGCTGCTTGGGCGAGCTGCTGGGCTAAATGATTCGGATGTAGAggatgatgacgatgatgatgat ATGGAAGATGATATTGGCCTTCCTCCTTCATTAGCTCCAAAGCAGAAGGATGCTCCTAAAGAAGAACCTGTCGACAACAGTCCATTAAAACCtgcttcttctgcctctgctcgaGGAGCACCGCCCACCTCTAAATCAGCAAAGGGAAAGAGAAAATTAAATGGTGATGATTCAAAACCGACTAATGGTGCAACTCCAAAGAAGGTTAAGACAGAAAAT GAATCTAAATCTTCCGCAAAGGATGAAAGTGTGGCAACAAAAAGTACCGTGCCCCCAAAAGCTACACAATCATCATCTTCAAAATCTGGGTCAACATCTGCTGGACCTGTCACAGAAGATGAAATCAGGGCCGTTCTGTTGCAAAAGGCACCAGTGACCACTCAAGAGTTGGTTGCAAACTTCAAAGCAAGGCTTAAGTCACCAGAGGTGTGCGGTTTCATTTTTGTTAGAATCTTTATATTGGCTTGCTTCATTTTGCTACaaccattttttaaatttaaagtgATTTGTTTCATTGTTGTGACCATAACTACCAAGTATTGCTTGAGGCCTATAAACCATATCTTGGAAGGACAAATGAGATATTGGGTACAAATTTACTTCATTAGCATGTTTAGGGCTGAAAATAGATTTATGTGGATTTAA
- the LOC131163831 gene encoding transcription initiation factor IIF subunit alpha-like isoform X2: MLFDLLLKPSCSGCGSTTDLYGSNCKHMTLCLSCGKTMAENRGACYDCGATVTRLIREYNVRASSSSDKNYFIGRFMTGLPNFSKKKNAENGWSLHKEGLQGRQVTDALREKYKNKPWLLEDETGQFQYHGQLEGSQSATYYLLMMQGKEFVAIPAGSWYNFNKVAQYKQLTLEEAEEKMKNRRKTADGYQRWMMKAANNGPAAFGEVEKFDDKESSAPGGRGHKKPTGDEEGNVSDKGEEDEEEEAARKNRLGLNKKSGDEDEEGPKGEDFDLDDDIEKGDDWEHEEIFTDDDEAVGIDPEEREDLAPEVPAPPEIKQDEEEGDEANEEEGGLSKSGKELKKLLGRAAGLNDSDVEDDDDDDDMEDDIGLPPSLAPKQKDAPKEEPVDNSPLKPASSASARGAPPTSKSAKGKRKLNGDDSKPTNGATPKKVKTENESKSSAKDESVATKSTVPPKATQSSSSKSGSTSAGPVTEDEIRAVLLQKAPVTTQELVANFKARLKSPEDKKAFADILRRISKIQKTNGPNYVVLRER, translated from the exons ATGTTGTTCGATTTGCTGCTGAAGCCGTCGTGCAGCGGGTGCGGATCGACGACGGATCTGTATGGAAGCAATTGCAAGCACATGACTCTCTGCTTGTCCTGCGGCAAAACCATGGCCGAGAACCGCGGCGCTTGCTACGACTGCGGCGCAACTGTTACTCGCTTGATTCGG GAGTATAATGTCAGAGCGAGTTCCAGCAGTGATAAGAATTACTTCATTGGTAGATTCATGACTGGCTTACCAAATTTCTCGAAGAAGAAAAATGCTGAGAACGGGTGGTCACTTCATAAAGAAGGACTACAAGGACGCCAAGTTACCGATGCCTTGCGG GAAAAATACAAGAATAAGCCTTGGCTTTTGGAGGATGAAACGGGCCAGTTTCAGTACCATGGCCAGCTTGAGGGATCTCAATCAGCGACATACTACCTACTAATGATGCAAGGAAAGGAGTTTGTTGCTATTCCGGCTGGCTCTTG GTACAACTTTAACAAAGTTGCGCAATATAAGCAACTTACTTTGGAGGAAGCAGAAGAGAAGATGAAGAATAGGAGGAAAACTGCAGATGGGTATCAAAGGTGGATGATGAAAGCTGCAAACAATGGACCTGCAGCATTTGGTGAAGTGGAGAAGTTTGATGACAAGGAAAGTAGTGCTCCTGGTGGGCGAGGACATAAAAAGCCAACTGGTGATGAAGAAGGCAATGTCTCAGATAAGGGagaggaagatgaagaagaagaagctgcgAGGAAGAATAGACTTGGACTAAACAAAAAAAGcggtgatgaagatgaagaaggtcCAAAAGGGGAGGATTTTGATTTGGATGATGATATTGAGAAGG GTGATGATTGGGAGCATGAAGAAATTTTCACTGATGATGATGAAGCTGTTGGTATTGATCCTGAGGAACGGGAAGATTTGGCTCCTGAGGTTCCTGCACCTCCAGAAATCAAGCAG GATGAAGAAGAGGGGGATGAAGCTAATGAAGAGGAGGGGGGACTAAGCAAATCTGGGAAAGAATTAAAGAAGCTGCTTGGGCGAGCTGCTGGGCTAAATGATTCGGATGTAGAggatgatgacgatgatgatgat ATGGAAGATGATATTGGCCTTCCTCCTTCATTAGCTCCAAAGCAGAAGGATGCTCCTAAAGAAGAACCTGTCGACAACAGTCCATTAAAACCtgcttcttctgcctctgctcgaGGAGCACCGCCCACCTCTAAATCAGCAAAGGGAAAGAGAAAATTAAATGGTGATGATTCAAAACCGACTAATGGTGCAACTCCAAAGAAGGTTAAGACAGAAAAT GAATCTAAATCTTCCGCAAAGGATGAAAGTGTGGCAACAAAAAGTACCGTGCCCCCAAAAGCTACACAATCATCATCTTCAAAATCTGGGTCAACATCTGCTGGACCTGTCACAGAAGATGAAATCAGGGCCGTTCTGTTGCAAAAGGCACCAGTGACCACTCAAGAGTTGGTTGCAAACTTCAAAGCAAGGCTTAAGTCACCAGAG GACAAGAAGGCTTTTGCGGATATCTTGAGGAGAATTTCTAAGATACAAAAGACCAATGGACCCAATTATGTTGTATTAAGAGAGAGGTGA